Within the Microvirga ossetica genome, the region GCATACTTGCGGCTGCTGACGAACAGCGCGAGTCCGACCGAGCGCAGGCTTGCCAAGCTGAACAGAATGCGCAGGGTGTGCTACCACGTCAAGCGCTGCGCGTGCGCCGTCCAGACCTGAGCGGGCTGCTGGAAATCGGCAGCGATGGCACCAGTCAATCGCAGTGATCCTCAGGAGTTGAGAGCAGGAGCAGATGGCACCTGCCCAGGCAGTGCGATGAGAATCTTGAGCACGATCTTCAGCAGGTCATCATGGCTTATGGGCTTCTTGAGGCACAGCACTTTCGGAAGCTCGGTTGGGACGCCCTGGGTCAGACGGTATCCGGAATAGATCACGAACGGAATGCCGCGTCCGTCGAGTTCCTTCGCAAGCTCCCTGGCAGATCGGTCATCGAGAGAGAAAGCGACAATGGCAATGTCAGGAGTATTGGTTTCCAGCCACGCGCGCGCGTGGCCAACGGAGCCCACAGCCTGCACGGCAATGCCCGCTCGCTCAAGGAACGTCTCGATCGATGTGGCGCTCAAGGTCTGATCTTCGACAATGAGGCAGCAGGGTCGCTCGAGTACTTTCTCGTTCATGAAAACATCGCAATGGACAGCAGAGTGGTAAGGCTCGCTCCAGAACTCCTGAGCTTCATCAGGATGGCCCGCACATGGGCTCTGATCTCGCTATCGGATGCACAGCTCCGACGGCCGGTATCTGGTTCCGCGGCCATATGGAACAAATGGAATCCATGACGCCTGACGGCCTGGGAAGCTGCGTTCACGCGAAAGCCAGAGGGCAGAGGGTCACTTGGATCGAGCAGACCTGCAAAGAGCCATTCATGCCCCGACAGAAAGCCTGGCACGGGACGGTCCAATGGCACGGCGCAGACCAGACTTGCGCATCGTAAGTTGCGGAACAGGTTGTAGCTGCAATCGAGTTTCGCGTTCCCGGGAGCGCAGCTGCCCTGCGTTCCTGGTCGATCGAATAATGCCCGTCTCATGCCCGAACCATTGAGAGTGCCTCCGACCAGCCGGATCGTCGCATCCCTTCCTAAGACAGTCAGTTAGGCGGCCCGGCCCAGTGGGCTGGGCCGCCCCTTCGGCTCAGCCGCGTCCGCGATCGTCGGTGGAGCTAATCGTGCCTGCCCGGGCATTCGGTACGCCACGCTCGTCCTCGACATCGACTTCGGTGCGGCGCACAGTGTCAGACACCGTCTCGGTGCGCTCCCCGACGTCCTTGCGGATGACCAGTTCCTCCTTCACGCGCGTTTCCTTCGAAACAACCGCTTCCTCGGCACGCTCTTCGGCTTCGATCGTGCGTTCCTGGAACAGGTTCTCGTCGTCTGTCAGGGCTTGGTCGACGGGCCGCCGTTCGACATGAACATGCTCCTCGCGCAGGTTGACCTGTTCGCTAACAGGCGTCTCAACGACGTAGGAACGGACGCGCACGCGTCCTTGGTTCACCTGACGCTTGCCAACCCGCAATTGCTCCTCGGCAATCGGGATCACCTCGGTATCGTCAGTGCCTGCACGGGTATTGGCCCTCACGTCGGCTGCAGCTGCGGATGCGATTGTCTGCGTGTCGGTGCTCACGGAACCGGTCGAGCCTGCCGTGTAGCCGGTCCAGCCCTCGCTGCGCCAGGTGTTCTGACGCTCATCCATATCAACGGCACCATTGCGCTCCAGGAGATCCGCCACACGTTCGACCTGCGCCTCGTCCGTATTGACCGCGAGGGTTGCGCCGCCGCGGCTCATCCCCTCGGCATAAGAGTAGCGATCCTCGTCCGGCAGGAAGAAGTCGCTGAGAGAGGCCCAGAAGCCACCCTCGTCCTTCGTGCGGTCGTAGGATGAGCGCTGGTCCGTGCGTTGGTAGCCGGTCTCTGTTTCAGGAACCAAGCGGATCGCCGATCGGCTGATCCCTGCCTCGGTGAGAGCCTCCACCGCCTGCTGGGCATCGGAGCGGCTGTCGAAATGGGCGATGATCGTCTGCTGCGTCATGGTCGATCTCCAGGGGTTTGGACTGTTAGGAGCGTGGAGTGCGGCTGTCGGTTGGAGGGCCGGTCTTCGTCGGCTGTGCAGCAGTTCGGTTGACGATGGTGTTCGTGCTCGCGGGGCCTAAACCCATACGGGCCGTGATCGTCGGCTCGACGGCGCCCATGCGCCCGCCAAACCAAGCCGCGAGGGCGCCGAGGATCAAGCCGAGCGCTCCGAACAACGCACCACGCGACACAGCCGAGGCCGCCGCGTCCGCCGCCTGCGTGGCCTGCTGCCTGGCCTGGTCGACACTCTGGCGGTATTGCTGCTCGTACTGCTGCACCTGCGTGCGGGCCTGCTCCACCGGGATGTTCTGTGCCCGAGCAAGCGCATCCGTCGCGCGGTTGCGGGCGTCCGCGGCCTGCTGCTGGTTGCCGGTCAAGGCTGCCCGCACAGCGGCCACAGCCGCATCACGCAAGGCCGCTGGATCATTGCCGCCGGTGGCGCCCCGAACTGACTGCTCGATGGCGGAGAACGGATCGGTGAGGCCCGTCAGGTTGGGCGCTGCCACTTGCGCCGCCGTCTGAGCCGTCGAGCCGACCGCCTGCGTGACGTTGCCGAGGGCGCTTGTCACGGTGCGGTAGGCACCGCCGAGAATACCGCCGACCGTGGTGGTCAGGAGGTAGAAGATCACGAGGGTGGTCAGCGCCCAAGCGGTCAGGCCGTGCCAGCCGGCCGTCGACTCCTTGGGCTTGCCGGCCAGCCGGCCTGCCGCATAGCCGCCGGCGAGCGAGGCGAGGATGCCGGCGAGGGCAAACCAGATACCAGCGCCGATCGAGAAGCTGGCGGCCGACGGATTTTCGCCGGCTCCGGCCGCGGGATCGAGAGTCGCGGCGCCGAAGCCGATGCCAAGCAAGTTGAGGATGAGTTGTGTCACGAGGGCTACGACGACGCCTGCGAGCACTGCACCCCAGGACACCTTGTTCAGCATGATGGTGCGGGCGTCCTCAGCCGGGGTGACCGGGCTCATGTGCGGAGCATCGGTGTCGCCGCGGTTGCGCGGCGTGTCGGGATGATGGATGTCGGTCATGTATGAGTCCTTCAGTGGGGCACGCAGGCACCCCGACGGATGCTCCAGACTGAGGTGCCTGCGGGGATGCCACGTGCGGTTCGTCAGCGGGACTTGAGGGTGTCGCGCACGCTGTCCTTTGCGCCGCCGACGGCGTTCTGTGCCCGGCCGGCCTTTTTCTCGACGGCGCCTTCGGCTTCGGTCTTCGTGTCACCCGTGACCTTGCCGATAGACTCCTTGACGGCGCCCTTGGCCTCTTTCGCGGCACCTTTGATGCGGTCCTTGTCCATGATATCCTCCGGATTGCAGGTACAAG harbors:
- a CDS encoding response regulator → MNEKVLERPCCLIVEDQTLSATSIETFLERAGIAVQAVGSVGHARAWLETNTPDIAIVAFSLDDRSARELAKELDGRGIPFVIYSGYRLTQGVPTELPKVLCLKKPISHDDLLKIVLKILIALPGQVPSAPALNS
- a CDS encoding YsnF/AvaK domain-containing protein, with translation MTQQTIIAHFDSRSDAQQAVEALTEAGISRSAIRLVPETETGYQRTDQRSSYDRTKDEGGFWASLSDFFLPDEDRYSYAEGMSRGGATLAVNTDEAQVERVADLLERNGAVDMDERQNTWRSEGWTGYTAGSTGSVSTDTQTIASAAAADVRANTRAGTDDTEVIPIAEEQLRVGKRQVNQGRVRVRSYVVETPVSEQVNLREEHVHVERRPVDQALTDDENLFQERTIEAEERAEEAVVSKETRVKEELVIRKDVGERTETVSDTVRRTEVDVEDERGVPNARAGTISSTDDRGRG
- a CDS encoding PhnA-like protein, giving the protein MTDIHHPDTPRNRGDTDAPHMSPVTPAEDARTIMLNKVSWGAVLAGVVVALVTQLILNLLGIGFGAATLDPAAGAGENPSAASFSIGAGIWFALAGILASLAGGYAAGRLAGKPKESTAGWHGLTAWALTTLVIFYLLTTTVGGILGGAYRTVTSALGNVTQAVGSTAQTAAQVAAPNLTGLTDPFSAIEQSVRGATGGNDPAALRDAAVAAVRAALTGNQQQAADARNRATDALARAQNIPVEQARTQVQQYEQQYRQSVDQARQQATQAADAAASAVSRGALFGALGLILGALAAWFGGRMGAVEPTITARMGLGPASTNTIVNRTAAQPTKTGPPTDSRTPRS
- a CDS encoding CsbD family protein; its protein translation is MDKDRIKGAAKEAKGAVKESIGKVTGDTKTEAEGAVEKKAGRAQNAVGGAKDSVRDTLKSR